From the Simplicispira suum genome, the window CTGTACTGCTGCAAGGCGGCCAGGTGCTGCTGGTGCAGGGCCCGAGCGAGAAGTCGCTGGGTGCGCTCGATCGCCTGACCCAGGGCCACGGCGACGCGCCCGTGCCGGAACCGGCGCTGCTGGCAGCCATTGGCGCAGCCTGGGCGCTTGACATTGCTCCCGACCTGATTGCCGCTGGCATCAAGACCTTCGAGCCCGCTGCCGCTGCCGCCGGCGTGCCGCGCGTTCCGGTGCTCCCGCTCTGACATCCTCTTCCCTCGAAAGACTCCATGGAAGTTTCACGTACTCGCGCCTTGCGCGGCCCCAACCTCTGGAGCCGCAATACCGCCATTGAGGCCGTCGTACGCTGCACGGCGGACGAATGCGCGGTGTCGCAAATGGCCGGCTTTGAAGCCCGGTTGCGCGCCTTGTTTCCTGCCATTGGCGCGCTGCTGCCCGAAGGCAGCGAAAGCGACATCACGCTGGCCCACGTCCTGCAATCGGCCGCACTGGCGCTGCAGGCACAGGCGGGCTGCCCGGTGACCTTCAGCCGCACGGCACACACGCCAGAGACGGGCGTCTTCCAGGTCATCGTCGAGTACACCGAAGAGGCCGTGGGCCGCAAGGCTTTCGAGGATGCGCAGGCACTGATTTCCGCCGCGCAGGGCGGCGGCGCGTTTGACTGCGAGGCCGTGGTGGCGGCGCTGCGCGAGCTGGACGAGGACGAGCGCCTTGGTCCCAGTACGGGCTCCATCGTTGAGGCCGCTGCAGCGCGCGGTATTCCATGGCGCCGGCTCACGCAAGGCAGTCTGGTGCAGTTCGGCTGGGGCTCGCGCCAACGCCGCATCCAGGCCGCCGAAGTCGATGCCACCAGCGCCGTCGCCGAATCCATTGCCCAGGACAAGGACCTGACCAAGCGCCTGCTGCACGCCGCTGGCGTGCCCGTACCGATGGGGCGGCCCACCGCTACCGTGGACGACGCCTGGGCGGTGGCGCTTGATGTCGGTCTGCCCGTCGTGGTCAAACCGCAGGACGGCAACCAGGGCAAGGGCGTCACGGTCAATATCACCGAACGTGCGCAACTCGATGAAGCCTTTCGCGTCGCCGCCGAATACGGCGAGGTCATGGTCGAGCGCTTTCTGCCTGGGCACGACTTCCGCCTGCTGGTGGTGGGCAACCAGCTGGTGGCTGCCGCGCGGCGCGAGCCACCGCAGGTGCTGGGCGATGACATCCACACCGTGCGCGAGCTGGTGGATCTGGTCAACCTCGATCCGCGCCGCGGCGAAGGCCATGCCACGCCGCTGACCAAGATTCGCCTCGACGACATTGCCGTCGCGCGCCTTACCGCCCAAGGGTTGACGCCCGACTCGGTGCCGCCCAAAGGGCAGCGCATCATCCTGCGCAACAACGCCAACCTATCCACCGGCGGCTCGGCCACCGACGTCACCGACGACGTGCACCCCGACGTGGCAGCGCGCGCCGTGGCGGCGGCGCAAATGGTCGGTCTGCACATTTGCGGCGTCGATCTGGTGTGCGAGAGCGTGCTGCACCCCATCGAAGAACAAGCCGGCGGTATCGTCGAAGTCAACGCCGCCCCTGGCCTGCGCATGCACCTTGCGCCGTCGTACGGAAAGCCGCGCGCGATTGGCCAGGCGATGGTGGACCTGGTATTCCCGCCCGGCAACGACGGACGCATTCCGGTGGTGGCCGTGACCGGCACCAACGGCAAGACGACCACGGCGCGCCTCATCGCCCACCTCTTTTCCGCCCAGGGACTGCGCGTGGGCATGACCAACACCGACGGCGTCTATGTGAATGGCCGCCAGATCGACAGCGGCGACTGCAGCGGCCCCAAGAGCGCGCGCAACGTGCTGCTGCACCCCGAGGTGGATGCGGCAGTATTTGAAACCGCGCGCGGCGGCATCCTGCGCGAGGGCCTGGGTTTTGACCGCTGCCAGGTGGCGGTGGTCACCAACATTGGCGAAGGCGACCACCTGGGGCTGAACTTCATCACCACGGTGGAAGACCTGGCGGTGCTCAAGCGCGTCATCGTCCAGAACGTGGCGCCCGAGGGCTATGCGGTGCTCAATGCGGCCGACCCCATCGTCGCGGCCATGGCGCCGGCCTGCCCGGGCAAGATCATCTTCTTTGCCGCTGACCGCCACCACCCCGTGATGGCCACGCACCGCGCCCAGGGCAACCGCTCGGTCTACGTCGATGGCGATTCGGTGATTGCTGCCGAAGGTTCGTGGCGCGAGGCCATCCATTTGCGCGACGTGCCCATCACGCGCAGCGGCAAGATCGCTTTTCAGGTGGAAAACGTCATGGCTTCGGTGGCCGCCGCCTGGGGCGCGGGCCTGTCGTGGGAGACCATCCGCCGCGGCCTCTCGGGTTTCGTCAACGACAGCGACAACGCGCCCGGCCGCTTCAACCTGATGGATTACAAAGGCGCTACGGTCATTGCCGACTACGGCCACAACCCCGACGCCATGCGCGCCCTGGTGGGCGCCGTCAATGCGCTGCCGGCCAAGCGCCGCAGCGTGGTCATCAGTGGCGCCGGCGACCGGCGCGACGAGGACATCCGCGCGCAAACCGTGATTCTCGGCGCCGCCTTTGACGACGTACTGCTGTACCAGGACGCAGCCCAGCGCGGGCGCGCCGACGGCGAGGTGATGCGCCTGCTGCGCGAAGGACTGGCCGGCGCCGGGCGCACCCAGCATGTCGAGGAAATTCGCGGCGAGTTCATCGCCATCGACACCGCCCTGGCACGCCTGGCACCCGGTGACCTGTGCCTGGTGCTGGTCGACCAGGTGGAACAAGCGCTGGCGCATCTGGCGCGCCGCTGCGCAGAAACATGAGGGCAGCATGAACCCACATCACTCCACCGGCACCGTCCACCTGTTGCGCGCAGCCATTGGCGCGCTGTGCCTGACCGGCGCCATGGCTGGCCACGCAGCCGACAAGATCGGCTCCGTCGACACCGCGTTCCAGTGGATCGGCCGCGACCACGACATCCTCGTCGAGGCGTACGACGACCCAGGGGTTGCCGGCGTGACCTGCTACGTCTCACGCGCCCGCGTCGGCGGCATCAAGGGCACGCTCGGGCTGGCCGAAGACCGGGCCGAGGCGTCCATTGCCTGCCGCCAGACCGGCCCACTGTCGTTTGCCAAACCGCTGCGCCAGCAGCAAGAGATTTTTTCCGAACGCATGTCGCTGCTCTTCAAGCGCCTGCGCGTGGTGCGCATGGTGGACGCAGAGCGCAACACCCTGGTCTACCTG encodes:
- a CDS encoding CreA family protein, producing the protein MAGHAADKIGSVDTAFQWIGRDHDILVEAYDDPGVAGVTCYVSRARVGGIKGTLGLAEDRAEASIACRQTGPLSFAKPLRQQQEIFSERMSLLFKRLRVVRMVDAERNTLVYLSYSDKLIDGSPQNSITAVPVDRATPIPLDK
- the cphA gene encoding cyanophycin synthetase, encoding MEVSRTRALRGPNLWSRNTAIEAVVRCTADECAVSQMAGFEARLRALFPAIGALLPEGSESDITLAHVLQSAALALQAQAGCPVTFSRTAHTPETGVFQVIVEYTEEAVGRKAFEDAQALISAAQGGGAFDCEAVVAALRELDEDERLGPSTGSIVEAAAARGIPWRRLTQGSLVQFGWGSRQRRIQAAEVDATSAVAESIAQDKDLTKRLLHAAGVPVPMGRPTATVDDAWAVALDVGLPVVVKPQDGNQGKGVTVNITERAQLDEAFRVAAEYGEVMVERFLPGHDFRLLVVGNQLVAAARREPPQVLGDDIHTVRELVDLVNLDPRRGEGHATPLTKIRLDDIAVARLTAQGLTPDSVPPKGQRIILRNNANLSTGGSATDVTDDVHPDVAARAVAAAQMVGLHICGVDLVCESVLHPIEEQAGGIVEVNAAPGLRMHLAPSYGKPRAIGQAMVDLVFPPGNDGRIPVVAVTGTNGKTTTARLIAHLFSAQGLRVGMTNTDGVYVNGRQIDSGDCSGPKSARNVLLHPEVDAAVFETARGGILREGLGFDRCQVAVVTNIGEGDHLGLNFITTVEDLAVLKRVIVQNVAPEGYAVLNAADPIVAAMAPACPGKIIFFAADRHHPVMATHRAQGNRSVYVDGDSVIAAEGSWREAIHLRDVPITRSGKIAFQVENVMASVAAAWGAGLSWETIRRGLSGFVNDSDNAPGRFNLMDYKGATVIADYGHNPDAMRALVGAVNALPAKRRSVVISGAGDRRDEDIRAQTVILGAAFDDVLLYQDAAQRGRADGEVMRLLREGLAGAGRTQHVEEIRGEFIAIDTALARLAPGDLCLVLVDQVEQALAHLARRCAET